The DNA window AATGATcctaagaaatgaaaaaagtaattctAGCACACTCTTGCCGACTTATACTATATGGAGAAGGTAAGCATGTTGTGCTATTCCATCATCTCCTTTTCAGAGTCATTATTAtaaccatagatgcgatagtcggagccgatgctctgacccccttcacttttgaacggttggggaagggacctccttcacttttaaactgttggggaagggacttccttcacttttaaacggttggcgaaattacccccttcacttctggGCGGTTCGCgaagggacccccttcacttgagctgcaccccatgagctaaacccccttcacctgaggagggtctaAAAATCTTTATCGCACTACTCTTGTGTGGAAAGCGAAAGAGCCGTAGTGACCGACTCAAACGCAGCTTTCTGGTATGGATGACTTGGAAAAGCACATTTTGGAAACAAATTCGTATAATGTAGTTGCATGAGAACTTCACACATTAGAATTACTCGACGATTGTCAGTTATGAAAGAATATCAAGCTTCTCTTGATATTCATCTAAAtgcgttttaaaaaaataccatCTGTTTGGTGATCTCCATTTCCCTCCTCCGAACTCGCAACTCTGATGCATCCTCTACATGTTTTAGCTTCTCTCTCAGCTCACGAATTTCTTGATCCCGCGTAGCTATCTGAAACGCAAAGAAATAGAGAGCAAAATATTTTGTGAGTACAGAAATCATTTCCTCTAGAGTTTGTAAGagacatcacaaaaaaaacgaacgaaaaaaaaaacgacaaatgtACTGAAATGATAACCTCGACTGAGTGCTTCTCTTgctcttccgaaaaaaaaaaagattttttaaagcagtCCACGagtctgacgtgatatgggtTCTCCAGGGGAAAGTTGGGTGTGAGGTTGTAGATAGCCTGATCCGGGGTGGTtgcactcatctctcccctaatcgtcgtaaagaaAACGGTGTGTGAACCGCTTTGATTCCTAAgatgtacgttagaacgttcACCCTTGCGCACGCTACAgccccctcagcagcctactcaTTGGGTTTAGTTGAACAAGTCAAGTTGGTGAGTAGGCATCactaatcttcgaccgctgcgGAGCTGGATACAGCGCGTTCACAAGAACGTCTtcttccacaccgttttttttcgacgattagagagagatgagcagaaccacacCGGATAGCGCTACCTACAACCCCATTTTCAGCTTTCCATTGGGAGACCCAGACCGCATCAGATTCGTGTTTTCGACTTCTTCTGCCAAGTTTTTCGTCTACTCAGACAAATATGTGCACCCAAGGTCACAGAAACAAGAATTTTGTGACAGTAGGGTGTGGTAGAGGGGCGAGGGGATGGGGAAAGAGAAATTTGGGGGTTGTAAAGGATATCATGATTTTGGAATATCAATTCCTCCAAAATCGATGATAATAAACTAGATGCTCCAGGAACTCCtatcttcaagaaatttaacgttttcatttttgcaaaaagtaGAGATTTTAGATTTGCATAACGGAACATGTACTTAAAGAGTTAAAATAGATGGTCAAAAGGACGGAACAGATGATTTGGCAGACAATGGAAACAAGAGAAAGTTCCCACGTAAATGTAAACATTGACCATGTCTACTCATTCGATGTCACACAAAGGtcaaatttcacagaaaatctctaggaaaagaaaaataacaggCGGAACCTTCAATAAGGAAGCATGCAACGAGATACCTCTGCTCTTGCCACAGCTAGTGCATCTTCTTTTGCGTCCAAGCGTGATTGAAGATCATGTACTCGAGCATCATTTTCTAAATACAGTAGGCATGCTATGAAGCCGAATTTCAGGTACGAAATCCAAGCTAGTCGAACAAACATATCAAGTCTCTAGATTTCTCCCCTGATCCTTGAATGTTCATCAAAAATCTTGggaagaatggaagaaaagagcCACACAGAGGAACAAAATATGAAGGGATCTGGCAACTTAAGCTAATCAAAGAAAACCGAACTGACGTTCAAGTTTTTGATCAAGTTGGTCGCTATGATTCTGAAGAGAATCCCGTTCAAATCGCAGCATATCCAAGTGCTTATTCGCTTCTTTGAGCTCCTAAATTGGAAGTAGATCCTTGTATATTGAAATCTTCTAAATGCTCAACTAATAACGAGAAAGGGACCGTCCATTACCTCTTTCTTCGCCTCTAGTTGAGCAGATGTttgttttaattgattttgtaACGTGTTACTCTGTGCCAGTGAAAGGGCGTGTTTCTGAAAATATCAGTCCACCATCAGCACCCACTACATCACCATGATGGACCAACCTGTTTTAACTTCGTGATCTCTTTTGACGATGTCTGTTGTAAATCACTCAGACCATCTGTTGCCTGCTTTGCAATTCTGCGTGCCTGATagagtattttttgaaatttcttagcAAATGCAACGCATAAAACCTGCGGTGTGTGTACCCATGTTATACGTAGACACCCGAAATAAGGAAAGCGCAGAATGAAGCTAAACAATCGGAATACTAGCACGAAAATCTTGTGCTCACCTGATCAAGTACGTTGACCTGTGTACGCATTATATGTATCCTCAGCACTTCCACCGCATcctgaaaaagaatttttatagGTACATAAAAGCTGACAAACACAGAACAACACACTAAAAAAGACTTCATAATCGCTCGAATCCCAAAGCTGAGAACCCGGGGAAATAAACAATGAAGTGCGGATGCGAACCTACATCGTCTTACGCTAGATGAGTTGTTTAAAGAACGAGTACGGTACATTGAAAGAGCACCTTGTACAACTTACACTGAGTTCTCGATTTCTTTTATGTAGTTGGTCTTTCTCTCGTTCGTTAACGTGGCATCGAAGAGCATATCGCTGCAACTGTGCACGAGCCTCTTTCTCGCTTAGTTtctagaacaaaaaagttcTTCATTCTCAAATCCTTTTATAAAAGCTGGCTTaggatttttctgaaacttaGCGCGAAAAGTAAAATTGGGCCAACAAaggcaaaataagaaaagtagGCAACACAATCTAGAGAACGTGAATAAGTGATAATTCACAAACATTTCACCAACGAAAACTCGCATTAACTGAAAGTTTGCATAAACTAAAAGTTTATTTGCAGTCCGTCAACTGTCCTCCTACTCAAAATTACTGGGATTGGGTGCAGGATTCCGGACCGCATTTTTCTAATACCATTCCAAGTAGACTCACTCCAAGTTCTTGTACTTCAGCATCGTAAGTTTCAAAGTTTCTTGCGAAAAAGCTACCATCGCCATAAACAGCGGCAGCACGTTCCATATCTTCTGTTAATTTTGTAAACATGGTATCCACGTGACTGGCCAGTCTAGAAACAATTTGCGCATAACTGTAGTTCAGACCCTCAGATAAGACAGCGAAATGCATTCTCACTATCCCTCCATCCATCACACCTTCACattgaacaaattaaaaagattTCAATATTCCATTTAGGAGTAATCGATGatcaaacatgaaaaaaaaagaaataaaataaatgaaaggcAGGAAAACCAATTGCGTTAGGGATACGGTGAAACTATTCACAAACGAAAACAAGAAGCAAAACCTCTCGCTGGAGATTGTTGGCATCTTTCCAAATCTTTCCTCATGAGTGTCTTCATCTTCTTCCCATAGATCATCTTCAGGCTCCAGCCCGTCAACAACATGACTAGACTCGGAATTGTGCCTGCAACACAAATATTACTCTTCGCATATATAACATTACTTagataatatattatataaactATATATAATCCCATTAACAGAATTGCGAAGTACTTCTGATTCCTAGAGATCATGATTTTCACAACCCTCATATACTCGAAGCCTGAACAGTTTCTCATGGTGAACTATAAATAACGAACATTAGCTCACCCATTTCCGTTATGGTGATTTACGAACAGTTTCCTGGACGAAGCAGGACGATGATGGTGACTACTGTTATACTTCACTGCTTCAGCGCCCGCAGGGATGGATGAACTAGTAGATTCCACAGGTGAAGAGTGCTGGCTACTCATCTAAAGAGTTCTGAAACATCACCAAGAGTACCATGAGAGCACATGGAATGAATACTTCTATTATTTCAGTACTAATTGACTGGAGAAGTCATGTCCGTATGAAAAATGATTAAGCCCTTCTGGATAAGAACGCAactcgtcaaaaaaaaagacacaaagaaaagaaacttcttaGCAGTGTCGACATGAAACCCTATTTTGCAAGGGAACGAACATTGTGGCAAACACtgaatttggaaacattatcaCAAGCAGTTGGAACGTAAAGAATAGAGAATACATTgtagaaagaagaatggatCAATGTTCGACCATACTGTAGCTACAAAGGATTTTCCTGCCAGCCGAactagaaaaaaggagaaaatctcCGTTGGAACCATGCATGATTCGAATGGGTGGATCCTAGTTTCCAATCTATGGAGGCTAAAAATAAGAATGCGAACAAACGCATTCGTTGTCGATTCGCACAAGAGCGCAACCTTTCATGCAATGGCGTTTTATGCTGTATCAGCGCACAATTTAAGCGCGTTTATTGCTTAACAAACTTTGTCTTCATCTGCCTCGACCGGACCTGTAGGGAAAAGATAGGTAGCACCTCCATAAAAATTGTACATagtttcgcttttttcctttctcaaggaagaatagaaaataaagtgaGATTTTGACAAACCAGTATTGAAGTAGGAAATCCTACAAATAGTTTCATATAACTAAATAGAAGCACAGAATTTTATTTAGCTTACCGTGCGTATGATTAACACGATTCAACCACCCTTATTGCCTTAAAATGATTCAGCAAATAATCTTCAAACAACAtttcaaaagtaaatgaataCGCGAAAGTTGATAAAAACATGAAGTTTTCAGTATACCAATGGACGATAAACGAgacgaaaacaagaaaacaaatctcACACGAGATCCGTTCGCCAATGGAGACAAAGATGTAAAAATCAGGATGGTAAACTTGGCAAGTATAAAGCAAAATCGACTGGAATTTACAAGATGCTTAACATGCGAGACAAAAGAATTCTTAATCGATAAAAGATCATAGAGAGAACGACACTTAGCCATACGCTTCATATCAGTCCAAATTTACAATCTCCACTGTCTTCGCCGTCTCGACACTCAACTCCTGTTCCACATCAAATGATGCGATCATTTCCGCTTCTGTTTCAGCTTCTTTTTCAAGTAGCTGTAACCGTCATTCCAATCACTACCAAAAACATCGTATGAAACCGAATCCAAACAAAAGTCGTATTTCCTCTACCTTATCAATATCGGCCTTCATTTCTGTATAGAAACTCTTCACCTTATCCGAAGTTTTCGTGCCTAGCACTTCTGCGACTGCTTCAAAATCTCTCCCGTAACGAAGCAAGCCTTAAACGAAGAACTGAATtaataacgagaaaaaaaaagagaaacggtATAGATTTTCAcgaatcacaagaaaaaacgcATACAGTGGAAAGCAATGATCCGTTCCTCTTCGGTCCAGGTATGACTTCCTCTCACACGATCTCGACGAGAACTACCCTCTTCATCCCTCCTGTCTTCTTTAGAAACGAGATATCTGGATTTACAGATAACAGGAAATACTCAACTTGTCAGTTCGTTGCTAAACTCTTCGCTCACCTGAACGAATCTAGACCATTCATGAGGCCTTCGGCTCGTTGTGCTTTGAGACTACATTCAAGACGTACAGCTCTTGAGCGGACTTTTGTTAACTCTCGCATTGCCACCCTAGGCTCAGCAATGTAGAGTAAATTAAATTAGCAATGTAGATTCACATTAGAGAAGCACAAGTTATTCAACCTACTTGGTTTCCTCGTGACATTTGGTTTTAGGCGACTGGACAACCTGGACACCATCGTTGTCACTCTCGTTCATTTCCGCATATTGTGCCATTTCAACGAACTCATTTGCGATATCTTGCATATCTTAGAGAGAGTGATTCGACtagtataataaaaattaactacACGGATACTAACATACCTTCGGGGCACTTGCGCACCTTTCGCTGTCGGAATTCATTTATCGCTGAAGCGTAGTTACAAGGTCGATGCTTGCGCATTAACCTATAAGCATATTTCGAGGTTAACTGCTGTAAACACATTCAGAACTCCAGATCATCTCACTTATAATACATTCGGCACACATAGCAGAGCTTAACTTCATCAATTGGATGCAACGTATGACACTCCTCACCGCAGTTGTCGCACAGGCCGTCTTCATAGTCAAGTTCGTCATCAGAACTGAACATCTGATGAATTGTTTCAGTAACGGTGTTGCGCAGCTCAATATTATTCACTGacaaatttttgctttaaggcagcataccacgaatctggggtgatacggatttcaggtggaggtccgtatgcggggtcgtagattatggagaccggggtgattccgctcatctctctctggaccattgcaagcagccggcccctgaatactgttttgtacgatgccttctattgcagcgcgccacccttgcacgcgtagcgtcccttactgcctatcggggcgaTCCGATCTTatttccgacgaatcgcagggcggaggcggcgcaatggatggagcgttgcaata is part of the Necator americanus strain Aroian chromosome V, whole genome shotgun sequence genome and encodes:
- a CDS encoding hypothetical protein (NECATOR_CHRV.G20163.T5) — protein: MFSSDDELDYEDGLCDNCGEECHTLHPIDEVKLCYVCRMYYKLMRKHRPCNYASAINEFRQRKVRKCPEDMQDIANEFVEMAQYAEMNESDNDGVQVVQSPKTKCHEETKVAMRELTKVRSRAVRLECSLKAQRAEGLMNGLDSFRYLVSKEDRRDEEGSSRRDRVRGSHTWTEEERIIAFHCLLRYGRDFEAVAEVLGTKTSDKVKSFYTEMKADIDKLLEKEAETEAEMIASFDVEQELSVETAKTVEIMSSQHSSPVESTSSSIPAGAEAVKYNSSHHHRPASSRKLFVNHHNGNGHNSESSHVVDGLEPEDDLWEEDEDTHEERFGKMPTISSERLASHVDTMFTKLTEDMERAAAVYGDGSFFARNFETYDAEVQELGKLSEKEARAQLQRYALRCHVNEREKDQLHKRNRELSDAVEVLRIHIMRTQVNVLDQARRIAKQATDGLSDLQQTSSKEITKLKQKHALSLAQSNTLQNQLKQTSAQLEAKKEELKEANKHLDMLRFERDSLQNHSDQLDQKLEQNDARVHDLQSRLDAKEDALAVARAEIATRDQEIRELREKLKHVEDASELRVRRREMEITKQMDHYLEETKAVDAERERLAKIKIMELQKQLKLIDSQLEEAERRALAAEEKVADYEENLVQYRGQMEGEALRAITNGYRNALSAIPSSRSGAAMDRLFPMRSSSYGENIEPPLDPCVKPNSARNSRGKIPSRSDIVSSRADASRHRRKK
- a CDS encoding hypothetical protein (NECATOR_CHRV.G20163.T4); the protein is MSSDTKSEEVDESILDEPVEGANLTIDEDIDESILDHEMEIDEPSNAPSEMHSDAHSEESTLHSTVEIKEETSNDTQHTDTEEKSKTNGDSPAKKTPTKRARRSRARRNETDDEVDDDEKDEDIESDHKAMLSSADRKINVGDDFQARVDESQKDDNLLPQLSEEEDEREYVMWRPPGDLDETKLMDYCEDAIGVYKLTYDRALYILQKSNFDFGIAREKVKRRRLITEEWCEDDRILFKQAFHMFGKRFDKIRQTMPHRSMASIIQFYYNTKKDTDYKSLFDSRMADDSDDEEGSDDELDYEDGLCDNCGEECHTLHPIDEVKLCYVCRMYYKLMRKHRPCNYASAINEFRQRKVRKCPEDMQDIANEFVEMAQYAEMNESDNDGVQVVQSPKTKCHEETKVAMRELTKVRSRAVRLECSLKAQRAEGLMNGLDSFRYLVSKEDRRDEEGSSRRDRVRGSHTWTEEERIIAFHCLLRYGRDFEAVAEVLGTKTSDKVKSFYTEMKADIDKLLEKEAETEAEMIASFDVEQELSVETAKTVEIMSSQHSSPVESTSSSIPAGAEAVKYNSSHHHRPASSRKLFVNHHNGNGHNSESSHVVDGLEPEDDLWEEDEDTHEERFGKMPTISSERLASHVDTMFTKLTEDMERAAAVYGDGSFFARNFETYDAEVQELGKLSEKEARAQLQRYALRCHVNEREKDQLHKRNRELSDAVEVLRIHIMRTQVNVLDQARRIAKQATDGLSDLQQTSSKEITKLKQKHALSLAQSNTLQNQLKQTSAQLEAKKEELKEANKHLDMLRFERDSLQNHSDQLDQKLEQNDARVHDLQSRLDAKEDALAVARAEIATRDQEIRELREKLKHVEDASELRVRRREMEITKQMDHYLEETKAVDAERERLAKIKIMELQKQLKLIDSQLEEAERRALAAEEKVADYEENLVQYRGQMEGEALRAITNGYRNALSAIPSSRSGAAMDRLFPMRSSSYGENIEPPLDPCVKPNSARNSRGKIPSRSDIVSSRADASRHRRKK
- a CDS encoding hypothetical protein (NECATOR_CHRV.G20163.T1), yielding MSSQHSSPVESTSSSIPAGAEAVKYNSSHHHRPASSRKLFVNHHNGNGHNSESSHVVDGLEPEDDLWEEDEDTHEERFGKMPTISSERLASHVDTMFTKLTEDMERAAAVYGDGSFFARNFETYDAEVQELGKLSEKEARAQLQRYALRCHVNEREKDQLHKRNRELSDAVEVLRIHIMRTQVNVLDQARRIAKQATDGLSDLQQTSSKEITKLKQKHALSLAQSNTLQNQLKQTSAQLEAKKEELKEANKHLDMLRFERDSLQNHSDQLDQKLEQNDARVHDLQSRLDAKEDALAVARAEIATRDQEIRELREKLKHVEDASELRVRRREMEITKQMDHYLEETKAVDAERERLAKIKIMELQKQLKLIDSQLEEAERRALAAEEKVADYEENLVQYRGQMEGEALRAITNGYRNALSAIPSSRSGAAMDRLFPMRSSSYGENIEPPLDPCVKPNSARNSRGKIPSRSDIVSSRADASRHRRKK
- a CDS encoding hypothetical protein (NECATOR_CHRV.G20163.T2), yielding MFSSDDELDYEDGLCDNCGEECHTLHPIDEVKLCYVCRMYYKLMRKHRPCNYASAINEFRQRKVRKCPEDMQDIANEFVEMAQYAEMNESDNDGVQVVQSPKTKCHEETKVAMRELTKVRSRAVRLECSLKAQRAEGLMNGLDSFRYLVSKEDRRDEEGSSRRDRVRGSHTWTEEERIIAFHCLLRYGRDFEAVAEVLGTKTSDKVKSFYTEMKADIDKLLEKEAETEAEMIASFDVEQELSVETAKTVEIVNLD